In Archangium violaceum, the following are encoded in one genomic region:
- a CDS encoding xanthine dehydrogenase family protein molybdopterin-binding subunit, whose product MSDSLPKKGWRPTRRQFLLGLGVGGAGAVALGLPALRLGVAQWFDKGDLPTPKGKLDPTVWFELFPDDRVRLHLPKVEMGQGVHTALAQIAAEELEVPWEQLEVVHASTSHGPLDSQGTSGSQTVVGLFTPLREVAATLREMLRAEAARQLNVPAGSLVAAAGTFSVRDQPERTLRYGEVVAKHTGTWEVPEQAPALKPAKDFQLIGQSMPRVDLEAKLTGQPVYAYDQRLPGMLYGAVARPPRLGSTLRSAREGQARQQPGVVAVVVEGDFAGVAAESRAQAYAALAHLELEWSEGESLQQADIEALTTVKDGEGVLVQDEGDAPAHLGRGRQLSAEYRTPIAAHAHLEPQAALVEVKPEGVRVWMATQVPGSIRKQVAKALDREEESVELFPTYLGGGFGRRLDARPAIEAARLSRATGRPVHVGWNRTEEFRQGFFRPPTHHQLKASLDESGRVLAFEHQQASGDVIFSLIPEVAAAVLGADLGAWRGGTIRYAMAHRQVRAQRVKLPVPTGTWRGLGLLANTFALESFMDELAHAAGEDPLAFRLKHLPEDELGRRWRRVLESAASRAGWGTAAPEGRARGLACSMDTKTLVAQVAEVSVEGNRVRVHRFTSAVDCGLVINPDGAMAQVEGAVMMGLSSTLSERITVKQGQVEAENFHDYPLLTMAEAPDVETVLVGDGDTPHGMGEPPLGPVAAAVANAVFTLTGKRLRSLPLRLG is encoded by the coding sequence ATGAGCGACTCGCTCCCGAAGAAGGGCTGGCGCCCGACGCGCCGGCAGTTCCTGCTCGGACTGGGCGTGGGCGGTGCCGGAGCCGTGGCCCTGGGTCTGCCCGCCCTGCGCCTGGGGGTCGCGCAGTGGTTCGACAAGGGCGACCTGCCCACCCCGAAAGGCAAGCTGGACCCTACCGTCTGGTTCGAGCTCTTCCCGGATGACCGCGTGCGCCTGCACCTGCCCAAGGTGGAGATGGGCCAGGGCGTCCACACCGCGCTGGCGCAGATCGCCGCCGAGGAGCTGGAGGTCCCCTGGGAGCAGCTGGAAGTGGTGCACGCCAGCACCTCCCATGGGCCGTTGGATTCGCAGGGCACCTCGGGCAGCCAGACCGTGGTCGGCCTGTTCACCCCGCTGCGCGAAGTGGCCGCCACCCTCCGGGAGATGCTGCGCGCCGAGGCCGCCCGCCAGTTGAACGTTCCCGCCGGGTCGCTCGTGGCGGCGGCCGGGACGTTCAGCGTGCGGGACCAACCCGAGCGCACGCTGCGCTACGGCGAGGTGGTGGCGAAGCACACGGGCACGTGGGAGGTGCCCGAGCAGGCGCCGGCCCTCAAGCCCGCGAAGGATTTCCAGCTCATCGGCCAGTCGATGCCGCGCGTGGACCTGGAGGCCAAGCTCACCGGCCAGCCGGTGTACGCGTATGACCAGCGGTTGCCCGGCATGCTGTACGGCGCCGTGGCCCGGCCGCCGAGACTCGGAAGCACGCTGCGGAGTGCCCGCGAGGGCCAGGCGCGCCAGCAGCCGGGCGTGGTGGCGGTGGTGGTGGAGGGCGACTTCGCCGGAGTGGCCGCCGAGTCCCGCGCGCAGGCCTACGCCGCCCTGGCCCACCTGGAGCTGGAGTGGAGCGAGGGCGAGTCCCTCCAGCAGGCGGACATCGAGGCGCTGACGACCGTGAAGGATGGCGAGGGCGTGCTCGTCCAGGACGAGGGCGATGCACCGGCGCACCTGGGGCGAGGCAGGCAGCTGAGCGCCGAGTACCGCACGCCCATCGCCGCGCACGCGCACCTGGAGCCGCAGGCCGCGCTGGTGGAGGTGAAACCGGAGGGGGTGCGGGTGTGGATGGCCACCCAGGTGCCCGGGAGCATCCGCAAGCAGGTGGCCAAGGCGCTGGACCGCGAGGAGGAGAGCGTCGAGCTCTTCCCCACCTACCTGGGAGGAGGCTTCGGACGGCGCCTGGACGCGCGGCCCGCCATCGAGGCCGCGAGGCTCTCGCGGGCCACGGGCCGGCCGGTGCACGTGGGGTGGAACCGCACCGAGGAGTTCCGCCAGGGATTCTTCCGCCCGCCCACGCACCACCAGCTGAAGGCCTCGCTGGACGAGTCCGGCCGGGTGCTGGCGTTCGAGCACCAGCAGGCCAGCGGAGACGTCATCTTCTCGCTGATACCGGAGGTCGCGGCGGCGGTGCTGGGAGCGGACCTCGGCGCCTGGCGGGGAGGCACCATCCGCTACGCCATGGCCCACCGCCAGGTGCGAGCCCAGCGCGTGAAGCTGCCCGTGCCCACGGGCACCTGGCGCGGCCTCGGCCTGCTGGCCAACACCTTCGCGCTGGAGAGCTTCATGGACGAGCTGGCCCACGCGGCCGGGGAGGATCCGCTGGCCTTCCGGTTGAAGCACCTGCCGGAGGACGAGCTGGGGCGCCGCTGGCGCCGGGTGCTGGAGTCGGCGGCCTCGCGTGCGGGCTGGGGAACGGCCGCGCCGGAGGGTCGCGCCCGGGGCCTCGCGTGCTCCATGGACACGAAGACCCTGGTGGCCCAGGTGGCCGAGGTCTCCGTGGAGGGCAACCGGGTGCGCGTGCACCGCTTCACGAGCGCCGTGGACTGCGGCCTGGTCATCAACCCGGACGGTGCCATGGCGCAGGTGGAGGGCGCGGTGATGATGGGGCTGAGCTCCACCCTGTCCGAGCGGATCACCGTGAAGCAGGGGCAGGTGGAGGCGGAGAACTTCCACGACTACCCGCTGCTGACGATGGCGGAAGCCCCGGACGTCGAGACGGTGCTGGTGGGAGACGGTGACACGCCGCATGGCATGGGCGAGCCGCCGCTCGGGCCGGTAGCGGCCGCCGTGGCCAATGCCGTCTTCACCCTCACCGGGAAGCGTCTGCGCAGCCTGCCCCTGCGGCTGGGGTAG
- the zwf gene encoding glucose-6-phosphate dehydrogenase — MEEQGLHIETHPREGDPLVRAGRPDPCTMVLFGATGDLAQRKLFPALFELARQRQLPDNFAVVAFSRSEHDLEHFREQVKEGLKKFARTQPLDEATWERLASKLEMMTGAYDDPESFIRLREHLERTAERFGTQGNQLYYLATPASTFPSLLDGLSSSGLLYREDASVKRPWRRLVIEKPFGRDLASAKELNRALAAVIDEKQIFRIDHYLGKETVQNILVFRFANAIFEPLWNRQHIDHVEITAAEKIGVEGRGRFYDETGVIRDMVQNHLLQVLAMCAMEPPVSFASEDIRDEKNKVFRALRPMVDGEVAKYVVQGQYQGYREEQGVAKDSKTPTYVALKTYIDTWRWQGVPFYVRAGKGLSKRATEVSIHYKSVPHCLFNTSDTCQRLQPNVLTLRIQPREGIGLSFESKVPGEDINLSGVTMDFDYAKSFNKPVPEAYERLMLDCMRGNTTLFARQDSVEQAWAWVTPIIESLDSGKGGPMHTYEQGSAGPDAGAALLARDGRRWTELKG; from the coding sequence ATGGAAGAGCAGGGCCTGCACATCGAGACCCACCCTCGCGAAGGTGATCCGCTGGTACGGGCGGGAAGACCGGATCCGTGCACCATGGTCCTCTTCGGTGCCACGGGAGACCTCGCCCAACGCAAGCTGTTCCCGGCCCTCTTCGAGCTGGCGCGGCAGCGGCAGCTGCCCGACAACTTCGCGGTGGTGGCCTTCAGCCGCTCCGAGCACGACCTGGAGCACTTCCGCGAGCAGGTGAAGGAGGGCTTGAAGAAGTTCGCCCGCACCCAGCCATTGGACGAGGCCACCTGGGAGCGGCTCGCCAGCAAGCTGGAGATGATGACGGGGGCCTACGACGACCCGGAGTCCTTCATCCGCCTGCGCGAGCACCTGGAGCGCACCGCGGAGCGCTTCGGGACGCAGGGCAACCAGCTCTACTACCTGGCCACTCCGGCCTCCACCTTCCCCTCGCTGCTGGATGGCCTGTCCAGCTCCGGGCTGCTGTACCGCGAGGACGCGTCGGTGAAGCGCCCCTGGAGACGGCTGGTCATCGAGAAGCCCTTCGGCCGAGACCTGGCCAGCGCGAAGGAGCTCAACCGGGCCCTGGCGGCGGTGATCGACGAGAAGCAGATCTTCCGGATCGACCACTACCTGGGGAAGGAGACGGTGCAGAACATCCTCGTCTTCCGCTTCGCCAACGCCATCTTCGAGCCGCTGTGGAACCGGCAGCACATCGACCACGTGGAGATAACGGCGGCGGAGAAGATTGGAGTGGAGGGGCGGGGGCGCTTCTACGACGAGACGGGAGTCATCCGGGACATGGTGCAGAACCACCTGTTGCAGGTGCTGGCCATGTGCGCGATGGAGCCGCCGGTGTCGTTCGCGTCCGAGGACATCCGGGACGAGAAGAACAAGGTATTCCGCGCGCTGCGCCCCATGGTGGACGGTGAGGTGGCGAAGTACGTGGTGCAGGGGCAGTACCAGGGGTACCGCGAGGAGCAGGGCGTGGCGAAGGATTCGAAGACGCCCACCTACGTGGCACTGAAGACGTACATCGACACGTGGAGGTGGCAGGGTGTGCCCTTCTACGTGCGAGCCGGCAAGGGGCTGAGCAAGCGGGCGACGGAGGTGTCCATCCACTACAAGTCGGTGCCGCACTGCCTCTTCAACACGAGTGACACGTGCCAGAGGCTGCAGCCCAACGTGCTCACGCTGCGCATCCAGCCGCGCGAGGGCATCGGGTTGAGCTTCGAGTCGAAGGTACCCGGCGAGGACATCAACCTGTCGGGGGTGACCATGGACTTCGACTACGCGAAGAGCTTCAACAAGCCGGTGCCGGAGGCCTACGAGCGGCTGATGCTGGACTGCATGAGGGGCAACACGACGCTCTTCGCGAGGCAGGACAGCGTGGAGCAGGCGTGGGCGTGGGTGACGCCCATCATCGAGTCGCTGGACTCGGGGAAGGGAGGGCCGATGCACACGTACGAGCAGGGGAGCGCGGGGCCGGACGCGGGAGCGGCGCTGCTGGCGCGCGATGGGCGGCGGTGGACGGAGCTGAAGGGATGA
- the gndA gene encoding NADP-dependent phosphogluconate dehydrogenase — protein MTTAQGQQGRAQFGVAGMGVMGQSLALNVADHGFKVAVWDRHPERFEDLRKKGAPASLKGYAELAEFVGALERPRRILLMVTAGAAVDSMLEKLEPLLEPGDVVLDGGNSWFQDTRKREAEWKAKGLHFLGVGVSGGEEGARHGPSIMPGGPAEAYGLVRPVLEAIAARSEAGVCVTHVGPDGAGHFVKMVHNGIEYADMQLLAETYDLLKRGLGLSAEQLADLFAQWNQGIAESFLLETTIKVLRKKDGETGRPLVDLVLDKAGQKGTGKWTVQVSLDLGVPVPSIAGALDARNLSSMKDERVAASRSLHGPTGESLSAEEKTNLAAWVHDALYAARVVTYAQGLRLIQAASNEYKWNVSLAEMARIWRAGCIIRAKLLTPLREAFEKKPDLSNLMLADSLAPVLEKMAPGWRRTVSVATRLGIAVPVFSASLAYFDSYRSAELPQNLTQAQRDAFGAHTYQRRDRPEAGFVHSDWS, from the coding sequence ATGACCACAGCACAGGGGCAGCAGGGGCGAGCGCAGTTCGGCGTGGCCGGGATGGGGGTCATGGGACAAAGCCTCGCGCTCAACGTAGCGGACCACGGATTCAAGGTAGCGGTCTGGGACCGACACCCCGAGCGCTTCGAGGATCTGCGCAAGAAGGGAGCGCCGGCGAGCCTGAAGGGGTACGCGGAGCTCGCGGAGTTCGTGGGGGCGCTGGAGCGGCCGCGACGCATCCTGCTGATGGTGACGGCGGGGGCGGCGGTGGACTCGATGTTGGAGAAGCTGGAGCCGTTGCTGGAGCCTGGGGACGTGGTGTTGGACGGAGGGAACTCGTGGTTCCAGGACACGCGCAAGAGGGAGGCGGAGTGGAAGGCGAAGGGGCTGCACTTCCTGGGGGTGGGGGTGTCAGGGGGTGAGGAGGGGGCGCGCCATGGCCCGTCGATCATGCCGGGAGGCCCCGCCGAGGCGTACGGGCTGGTGAGGCCGGTGCTGGAGGCAATCGCGGCGAGGAGCGAGGCGGGAGTGTGCGTCACGCACGTGGGGCCGGACGGAGCGGGCCACTTCGTGAAGATGGTGCACAACGGCATCGAGTACGCGGACATGCAGTTGCTGGCGGAGACGTACGATCTGCTGAAGCGGGGGTTGGGACTGTCGGCGGAGCAGCTGGCGGATCTGTTCGCGCAGTGGAACCAGGGGATCGCCGAGTCGTTCCTGCTGGAGACGACGATCAAGGTGCTGAGGAAGAAGGACGGGGAGACGGGCAGGCCGCTGGTGGACCTGGTGTTGGACAAGGCGGGGCAGAAGGGGACGGGGAAGTGGACGGTGCAGGTGTCGCTGGACCTGGGGGTGCCGGTGCCGTCGATCGCGGGGGCGCTGGACGCGCGCAACCTGTCGTCGATGAAGGACGAGCGGGTGGCGGCGAGCCGCAGCCTGCACGGGCCGACGGGGGAGAGCCTGTCGGCGGAGGAGAAGACGAACCTGGCGGCGTGGGTGCATGACGCGCTGTACGCGGCGAGGGTGGTGACGTACGCGCAGGGGCTGAGGCTCATCCAGGCGGCGTCGAACGAGTACAAGTGGAACGTGTCGCTGGCGGAGATGGCGCGGATCTGGCGAGCGGGGTGCATCATCCGGGCGAAGCTGCTGACGCCGCTGCGGGAGGCGTTCGAGAAGAAGCCGGACCTGAGCAACCTGATGTTGGCGGACAGCCTGGCGCCGGTGCTGGAGAAGATGGCGCCGGGGTGGAGGCGCACGGTATCGGTGGCGACGAGGCTGGGGATCGCGGTGCCGGTGTTCAGCGCGAGCCTGGCGTACTTCGACAGCTACCGGAGCGCGGAGCTGCCGCAGAACCTGACGCAGGCGCAGCGAGACGCCTTTGGCGCGCACACCTACCAGCGCCGGGACAGGCCCGAGGCGGGCTTCGTGCACTCCGACTGGAGCTGA
- a CDS encoding (2Fe-2S)-binding protein, which produces MKLDINGQEHEVSDENPHRVLLWVLRDELGLAGTRFSCGAGICGACTVHVDGVVTRACISPISLLAGKRIRTVEGLSRPGPDGKPRLHPVQRAFLQVQAPQCGWCMSGQMMTAAALLEKNPSPSPEQVVEAMSHNYCRCGTYPRIKKAVLAAASQLAEETEP; this is translated from the coding sequence ATGAAGCTCGACATCAACGGACAGGAACACGAGGTCTCCGACGAGAACCCCCACCGCGTACTGCTGTGGGTGCTCCGGGACGAGCTGGGCCTCGCGGGCACCCGCTTCAGCTGCGGAGCCGGCATCTGTGGCGCCTGCACGGTCCACGTGGACGGCGTCGTCACCCGCGCGTGCATCTCGCCCATCTCCCTGTTGGCCGGCAAGCGCATCCGCACCGTGGAGGGCCTGTCCCGCCCGGGTCCGGATGGCAAACCGCGGCTGCACCCCGTGCAACGGGCCTTCCTCCAGGTGCAGGCGCCCCAGTGCGGCTGGTGCATGAGCGGCCAGATGATGACCGCCGCCGCGCTCCTGGAGAAGAACCCGAGCCCCTCGCCCGAGCAGGTGGTGGAGGCCATGAGCCACAACTACTGCCGCTGTGGCACCTACCCCCGCATCAAGAAGGCCGTGCTCGCGGCGGCGAGCCAGCTGGCCGAGGAGACGGAGCCATGA
- the pgl gene encoding 6-phosphogluconolactonase encodes MRPGPIVVDKEALVGEAADWLARALNECVTGGQRVSLALSGGSTPGPVYRELAKRDVPWALVDFYFVDERFVPPDHPESNYLLAEEALFKPLGVPVHQIFRMPGERADRDEAARDYEKLLPRVMDVVVLGMGEDGHTASLFPGGTSLKEKERRVLAVVGPKPPPWRMTLTLPVLQSARKVLGLVSGAGKREMVKRVLAGEDLPAAKVEQTHWMMDKAAAGQ; translated from the coding sequence ATGAGGCCCGGGCCCATTGTGGTGGACAAGGAGGCGCTGGTGGGCGAGGCGGCGGACTGGCTGGCCCGGGCGCTGAACGAGTGCGTGACGGGGGGCCAGAGGGTGAGCCTGGCGCTGTCGGGCGGGAGCACACCGGGGCCGGTGTACCGGGAGCTGGCGAAGCGGGACGTGCCGTGGGCGCTGGTGGACTTCTACTTCGTGGACGAGCGCTTCGTGCCGCCGGACCACCCGGAGAGCAACTACCTGCTGGCGGAGGAGGCGCTCTTCAAACCGCTGGGGGTACCGGTGCATCAAATCTTCCGGATGCCGGGAGAGAGGGCGGACCGGGACGAGGCGGCGCGGGACTACGAAAAACTGTTGCCGCGGGTGATGGACGTGGTGGTGCTGGGGATGGGGGAGGACGGGCACACGGCGTCATTGTTCCCGGGAGGCACGTCGCTGAAGGAGAAGGAGCGGCGGGTGTTGGCGGTGGTGGGACCCAAACCGCCGCCGTGGCGGATGACGCTGACGCTGCCGGTGCTGCAATCAGCGAGGAAGGTGCTGGGGCTGGTGAGTGGGGCGGGCAAGAGGGAGATGGTGAAGCGGGTCCTTGCGGGAGAGGACCTACCGGCGGCGAAGGTAGAGCAGACGCACTGGATGATGGACAAGGCGGCTGCGGGCCAGTGA
- a CDS encoding NUDIX domain-containing protein: protein MTTIRTAARAIIRHEGRLLVIRYRDERGDRYALPGGGQRHREGMEAALIREVAEETGASIRVGPLRFVRECIAGPGDRALPPEFHQVELFFECTLERPFSTDTRGQELDPDQEGVEWRGEEELRQLCFFPRALLDAFERGQEFGYLGVV, encoded by the coding sequence ATGACCACCATTCGCACGGCGGCACGAGCCATCATCCGTCATGAGGGACGGCTGCTCGTCATCCGTTACCGGGACGAGAGGGGTGACCGGTACGCGCTGCCCGGGGGTGGGCAGCGGCATCGGGAGGGAATGGAAGCCGCGCTCATTCGAGAGGTGGCGGAGGAGACCGGGGCGAGCATCCGCGTGGGGCCGCTCCGGTTCGTCCGCGAGTGCATCGCGGGACCCGGAGACCGGGCCCTGCCACCGGAGTTCCACCAGGTGGAGCTGTTCTTCGAGTGCACGCTGGAGCGGCCCTTCTCGACGGATACCCGGGGACAGGAGTTGGACCCGGATCAGGAGGGTGTCGAATGGCGCGGAGAGGAGGAGCTGCGTCAGCTCTGCTTCTTCCCCCGAGCGCTGCTCGACGCATTCGAGCGCGGCCAGGAGTTCGGGTACCTCGGCGTGGTCTGA